Proteins encoded together in one Camelina sativa cultivar DH55 chromosome 9, Cs, whole genome shotgun sequence window:
- the LOC104715231 gene encoding probable fatty acyl-CoA reductase 5 — protein sequence MELNCVQFLRNKTILVTGATGFLAKVFVEKILRVQPNVKKLYLLVRASDNEAATKRLRTEAFEKDLFKVLRENLGDEKLNRLLYEKIVPIPGDIATDHLDINDSDLRERMQKEIDIVVNVAATTNFDERYDVGLGINTFGALNVLNFAKKCDKAQLFLHVSTDYQNGMKYNLMFRAKLHGWPNTYVFTKSMGEMLLGNHKENLPLVIIRPTMITSTFSEPFPGWIEGLRTVDSVIIAYGKGVLKCFLVDVNSVCDMIPVDMVANAMITSAATHAGGSGVHMVYHVGSSHQNPVTFGEIHEIAVRYFTKNPLRSRSTGSLIAVSKLRFISTMGLFSLYMTLRYKLPLQLLKLIDIIYPWRKGDKYGDKNRKIELVMRLVELYEPYVLFKGIFDDRNTKSLCANQKEEESQNSEKMMFDFDPKVINWGDYLTSIHIPGLITHVLKK from the exons ATGGAACTCAACTGTGTTCAATTTCTTCGAAACAAGACGATACTTGTCACCGGCGCTACCGGTTTCCTTGCCAAGG TTTTTGTGGAGAAAATTCTGAGAGTACAACCAAATGTGAAGAAGTTGTATCTTTTGGTGAGAGCATCGGACAACGAAGCTGCGACTAAACGCTTACGCACAGAG GCTTTTGAAAAAGATCTTTTTAAGGTGTTGAGAGAGAATCTTGGCGATGAGAAATTGAATAGATTGTTGTACGAAAAAATTGTCCCGATCCCAGGTGATATCGCGACGGATCATTTAGACATAAATGACTCCGATCTTAGAGAACGTATGCAAAAAGAAATTGATATTGTCGTCAATGTTGCAGCCACAACAAACTTTGACGAGAG atacGATGTTGGCCTTGGGATCAACACATTTGGAGCTCTCAACGTCCTTAACTTTGCCAAAAAATGTGATAAAGCTCAATTGTTTCTCCATGTCTCTACTG ATTATCAGAATGGaatgaaatataatttgatgtttAGGGCAAAGCTTCATGGATGGCCAAACACATATGTTTTCACCAAATCGATGGGAGAGATGCTTCTTGGTAACCATAAAGAAAATCTTCCTCTCGTCATCATCCGTCCTACCATGATCACTAGCACTTTTTCAGAACCATTTCCCGGATGGATCGAAGGATTAAG AACCGTAGACAGCGTGATTATCGCATACGGAAAGGGAGTGCTCAAGTGTTTTCTTGTCGATGTAAACTCAGTTTGCGATATG ATACCAGTGGATATGGTTGCAAACGCAATGATCACGTCTGCAGCCACACACGCTGGAGGTTCAGGGGTTCACATGGTGTACCATGTCGGTTCATCTCATCAGAACCCAGTGACATTTGGAGAGATTCATGAGATTGCGGTTCGTTACTTCACCAAAAACCCTTTGCGTAGTCGCAGTACAGGCTCGCTCATAGCCGTCTCCAAACTGAGGTTCATATCAACCATGGGTTTGTTCAGCCTCTACATGACCTTACGTTACAAACTACCTCTCCAG TTAttaaaattgattgatataATATACCCTTGGAGAAAAGGAGATAAATACGGAGACAAGAACCGTAAAATAGAGTTGGTGATGAGATTGGTAGAGCTTTACGAGCCTTACGTACTCTTCAAGGGcat ATTCGACGATAGAAATACTAAGAGCTTATGCGCCAACCAAAAGGAAGAGGAGAgccaaaattcagaaaaaatgATGTTTGATTTCGACCCAAAAGTCATTAACTGGGGAGATTATCTCACAAGTATACACATTCCTGGTCTCATCACTCATGtgcttaaaaaataa